The Methanobacteriaceae archaeon genome has a window encoding:
- a CDS encoding flavodoxin family protein, with product MKVFGICASPRNSTTHYVLSKAMDKLKEDNFETEMFSCQAKDIKHCMHCDYCLENKKCIIEDDMSEVYEGLLSADGIVIATPIQSGGISSYLSAIMDRTRALEAIDYNILRGKIGMSIAVGGDRTGGQDFAHLKNITYFMIHGIIPVSGGPFGSNLGASFWSNDSLDDIKNDSYGMESLNRTLIEFENFLNKYI from the coding sequence ATGAAAGTCTTTGGTATTTGCGCAAGTCCAAGAAACAGTACTACTCATTATGTATTGTCAAAAGCAATGGATAAACTAAAAGAAGATAATTTTGAAACTGAAATGTTTTCTTGTCAGGCAAAAGACATTAAACACTGTATGCACTGTGATTATTGTCTTGAGAATAAAAAATGTATTATTGAAGATGACATGAGTGAAGTTTATGAAGGCCTTTTAAGTGCTGATGGAATTGTTATTGCAACTCCAATTCAAAGTGGAGGTATTAGTAGCTATTTATCTGCTATTATGGACAGAACTAGAGCTTTAGAAGCTATTGACTATAACATTTTAAGAGGAAAAATTGGAATGAGTATTGCTGTTGGAGGAGATAGGACTGGTGGACAGGACTTTGCTCATTTGAAAAATATCACATATTTTATGATTCATGGAATTATTCCTGTTAGTGGCGGTCCTTTTGGATCTAATCTTGGAGCTTCATTCTGGTCAAATGATTCTCTAGATGATATTAAAAATGATTCTTATGGAATGGAGTCATTAAACAGAACGTTAATAGAATTTGAAAATTTTTTAAATAAGTATATTTAA
- a CDS encoding ABC transporter substrate-binding protein encodes MNKRNKIIILMLVILVVMGVATQVFMSSSSIETDGSKNITDMANRTVTIPNDVGSVISTSPSMTMVAYMVAPDKVKALNNQWSENESQYVPSKYSDLPAVGGWYGKQDGSYEEFIAAKPDIILESTFDKQGNADLGVINERQEKMGSIPVVAVGDTSNLTTIDKPISFVGELLGASDKAKQLIDFNNKYMNTAKEKSSKLSDDNKKTIYYANGPDGLKTYPSGISHSQLIDYVGGKNVADSLNQTNASSGVQVSIEQIIKWDPDVIITNDIDFYYSVYNNSNWALLKAVKNKEVYVTPQFPFKWFDNPVGANMIMGLLWAAKVIYPEEYKDLNLVNTTKEFYSNFYHFDLTDNQAKEILTDSGIKESNL; translated from the coding sequence ATGAATAAGAGAAATAAAATAATAATTTTGATGTTAGTTATTTTGGTTGTAATGGGTGTTGCAACTCAAGTATTTATGTCTTCGTCATCTATTGAGACTGATGGCTCTAAAAATATTACTGATATGGCAAACAGAACTGTTACAATTCCAAATGATGTGGGTAGTGTTATATCTACTTCACCGTCTATGACAATGGTTGCATATATGGTTGCTCCGGATAAAGTAAAGGCACTTAACAATCAGTGGAGCGAAAACGAATCACAATATGTTCCTTCCAAATATTCAGATTTACCTGCTGTTGGAGGATGGTATGGTAAACAGGACGGAAGTTATGAAGAATTTATAGCTGCAAAGCCAGATATTATACTTGAATCTACTTTTGATAAACAGGGAAATGCTGATCTTGGTGTTATAAATGAACGCCAGGAAAAAATGGGATCAATTCCTGTAGTAGCAGTTGGTGATACAAGTAACCTTACTACTATAGATAAGCCGATTTCATTTGTCGGTGAGCTATTGGGTGCAAGCGATAAAGCAAAACAGCTTATAGATTTCAACAATAAATACATGAACACGGCTAAAGAAAAGTCATCCAAGTTATCTGATGATAATAAGAAAACTATTTATTATGCTAATGGTCCTGATGGATTGAAAACATATCCTTCCGGTATATCACATAGTCAGTTAATTGATTATGTAGGTGGTAAAAATGTTGCAGATTCTCTAAATCAGACTAATGCTTCTTCTGGAGTTCAGGTTTCAATTGAACAGATAATCAAATGGGACCCTGATGTTATAATTACCAATGATATTGACTTTTATTACAGTGTATACAATAACTCAAACTGGGCTTTACTAAAAGCAGTTAAAAATAAGGAAGTTTATGTAACTCCACAATTCCCATTCAAATGGTTTGACAATCCTGTTGGAGCTAATATGATTATGGGTCTTCTATGGGCTGCTAAAGTTATCTATCCTGAAGAATATAAAGATTTAAATCTTGTAAACACAACCAAAGAGTTTTACAGTAATTTCTATCACTTTGATTTAACAGATAATCAGGCTAAAGAAATATTAACAGACTCTGGAATAAAAGAATCAAATTTATAA
- a CDS encoding DUF2149 domain-containing protein, giving the protein MIRRRKGKFLNQGEEDPMAGTSNLVDAMLVIAVGLLVFLVISWNMQSIVFNENMDEQQKQRVKNAIEEVSQIDQGDELKDAPDLSKSSGEGFTEMGKVYRDSDTGKLIMVEG; this is encoded by the coding sequence ATGATTCGTCGAAGAAAAGGAAAATTCCTAAATCAGGGTGAAGAAGATCCAATGGCCGGTACATCAAATCTTGTTGATGCAATGTTGGTTATTGCAGTTGGATTGTTGGTATTCTTGGTTATTTCATGGAATATGCAAAGTATTGTGTTTAATGAAAATATGGACGAGCAACAAAAACAAAGAGTTAAAAATGCTATAGAGGAAGTTTCACAAATAGACCAAGGGGATGAATTAAAAGATGCTCCTGATTTAAGTAAATCTTCTGGTGAAGGATTTACAGAAATGGGTAAGGTTTATCGAGACTCTGATACTGGTAAATTAATTATGGTTGAGGGTTAA
- a CDS encoding flippase, which yields MGNKLVRGSLIILIGNVIFRIGGYIYRFLMAILLGPTAYGILGITLPFQGIFQTLSAGGLPPAIAKYVAEYEAVDEKDMARQTIYTALKIMVFLGLFFGALMIFVVAPYLAYNYLQKPVALVPLQIVGLIAPFSVIVGAFRGAFQGVYKMEYIVYTRAVEQLGMILFATAFVLIGFSTIGALWGTVIGYSLSVVAAVYIFKYRMGDLIPKPSEDFVFTRRDELKLATTLVKFSIPVIVTAIAEMLIYNICTIVMGRFLTFDDIGFFAAADPIARLPLIISISIATTILPASSEAFKLKDTNLLQKYVSDAYKFSLLFVVPMCVGLALFSAPTLGVLYFKNPAYVAGASALAILSLGMTFYSIFAISTSIIQGIGNPRIPMYILIFGAIVTGVLNWIMVPTLGIAGGALATSVACLLMMIPCVICVFRLTNTKAPSVPIIKILLASLIMGIFAYFIPKTTLFLFPGIFACIIVYFIALILVKFFQKDDIESLRRLADKFGPLSKLINKVINFIEKVEFKE from the coding sequence ATGGGGAATAAATTAGTTAGAGGTAGTCTGATAATTCTAATAGGAAATGTAATTTTCCGTATCGGTGGTTATATCTACCGTTTTTTAATGGCAATTTTACTTGGACCTACTGCATATGGTATTTTAGGAATTACATTGCCATTTCAGGGAATTTTCCAGACTTTATCTGCTGGTGGACTTCCTCCGGCTATTGCTAAATATGTTGCCGAATACGAGGCTGTTGACGAAAAGGATATGGCCCGACAGACTATTTATACGGCCTTAAAGATTATGGTCTTTTTAGGTTTATTCTTTGGAGCGCTAATGATTTTTGTTGTTGCTCCTTATCTTGCTTATAATTATTTGCAAAAACCTGTTGCATTAGTTCCTTTACAAATTGTAGGACTTATTGCTCCATTTAGTGTAATTGTAGGTGCTTTTAGAGGTGCATTCCAGGGTGTCTATAAGATGGAGTATATCGTATACACTCGTGCTGTAGAACAATTGGGTATGATTTTATTTGCAACTGCTTTTGTTTTAATTGGTTTTTCCACAATTGGTGCTTTATGGGGTACTGTTATTGGATATTCATTATCTGTAGTTGCAGCAGTCTATATTTTCAAATACCGTATGGGCGATTTAATACCAAAACCTAGTGAAGACTTTGTTTTCACAAGACGTGACGAATTAAAGTTAGCTACAACTTTGGTTAAATTTTCTATTCCTGTAATTGTAACTGCTATTGCTGAGATGCTTATTTATAACATCTGTACAATTGTAATGGGTAGATTCTTGACTTTCGATGATATTGGATTTTTTGCAGCAGCAGATCCTATTGCAAGACTTCCTTTGATAATATCTATTTCAATTGCTACTACAATTTTACCGGCTTCCTCAGAAGCATTCAAGTTAAAAGATACAAACTTGCTTCAAAAGTATGTTTCTGATGCGTATAAGTTTTCATTATTGTTTGTTGTACCAATGTGTGTAGGACTTGCTCTATTTTCAGCACCAACTTTAGGGGTTCTTTACTTTAAAAACCCAGCTTATGTTGCAGGGGCTAGTGCTTTAGCTATTTTGTCATTGGGAATGACATTCTATTCAATATTTGCAATTTCAACTAGTATTATTCAAGGTATTGGAAATCCGAGAATTCCAATGTATATTTTAATTTTTGGTGCAATAGTTACTGGTGTATTAAACTGGATTATGGTTCCAACTCTTGGAATTGCTGGTGGAGCTCTAGCTACCAGTGTAGCTTGTCTTTTAATGATGATTCCATGTGTTATTTGTGTATTTAGATTAACAAATACTAAAGCTCCGTCTGTTCCGATAATTAAGATTTTACTTGCTTCATTAATCATGGGTATTTTCGCATACTTTATTCCAAAAACTACTTTATTCTTGTTCCCAGGAATATTTGCATGTATTATTGTTTATTTCATAGCTTTAATATTGGTTAAATTTTTCCAAAAAGATGATATTGAAAGTTTAAGAAGACTTGCAGATAAATTCGGACCTTTGTCTAAATTAATTAATAAAGTAATTAATTTCATCGAAAAAGTTGAATTTAAAGAATAA
- a CDS encoding MotA/TolQ/ExbB proton channel family protein: MVVIPGSELLAATLNVVSQSLQIPVIIFLLIFAIFAVFAFGGLISDYKTRVRLTRNYKEELIFSLVNAEGVSELKNIIKGSKIYDSQKEVLLKIADSHSLSDESREAWALNLIEEEEVVMAKSLEKVDIVTRIGPTLGLMGTLIPMGPGLAALGSGDVTTLANAIIVAFDTTVVGIGSGAVAYVISKIRRRWYEEYSSNLQLFVNAVLENLKN; encoded by the coding sequence ATGGTAGTTATTCCGGGTAGTGAATTATTGGCTGCAACTTTAAATGTAGTTTCTCAAAGTTTACAGATTCCAGTAATTATTTTCTTACTTATATTTGCAATTTTTGCAGTTTTTGCTTTTGGAGGTCTTATTTCTGATTATAAAACTCGTGTTAGATTAACCAGAAATTATAAAGAAGAGTTAATCTTTTCTTTGGTTAATGCTGAGGGTGTTTCAGAACTTAAAAATATTATTAAAGGTTCAAAGATTTATGACTCTCAAAAAGAAGTTCTATTAAAGATTGCAGATTCTCACTCATTGTCTGATGAATCTCGTGAAGCTTGGGCTTTAAATTTAATTGAGGAAGAAGAAGTTGTCATGGCAAAATCTCTTGAAAAAGTAGATATTGTTACTCGTATTGGTCCAACTCTTGGTTTAATGGGTACTTTAATTCCAATGGGGCCGGGTCTTGCTGCGTTAGGTAGTGGAGATGTTACCACATTGGCTAATGCAATTATAGTTGCATTTGATACAACTGTTGTGGGTATTGGTTCTGGTGCTGTTGCTTATGTTATATCAAAAATAAGGCGTAGATGGTATGAAGAGTACTCTTCTAATTTGCAATTGTTTGTAAATGCAGTTTTAGAGAATTTAAAAAATTAG
- a CDS encoding 4Fe-4S binding protein, translating into MLQILVDEEKCIACGKCAEICPKSAKIWKISDVAHILDLRYCHVCTLCAMECPTQCIIIDRNG; encoded by the coding sequence TTGTTACAAATTTTAGTCGACGAAGAAAAATGTATTGCTTGTGGAAAATGTGCTGAGATTTGTCCTAAATCTGCTAAAATTTGGAAGATTAGTGACGTTGCACATATATTGGATTTAAGATATTGTCACGTTTGTACCTTATGTGCAATGGAATGCCCTACACAGTGCATTATTATTGATCGTAATGGTTAA
- a CDS encoding TOBE domain-containing protein: MADVKAGVEYKINVNNNLFLLDNKKYQLLQSILDYGSLTKAAKEIKVSYRTALNYIEKMEMALDVKIVNTTKGGKGGGGGTSLTDDGYSILKECKKINAIMELHKDVNEIEAEIVDVNLEKGVMTIKMNQFEINAPLNRNYELGDKILALISYDNIFLMLEPQSSSIRNVLKGQIVEMRLKNEIIRVKIDVGGVVLCSDITVSAEKELNLNIGSEVYVGFKAMSVATLKL; this comes from the coding sequence ATGGCTGATGTAAAGGCAGGTGTGGAATATAAAATTAATGTAAATAATAACTTATTTTTATTAGATAATAAAAAATATCAGTTATTACAGTCTATTTTAGATTATGGTTCTCTAACAAAGGCTGCTAAAGAAATTAAAGTTTCTTATAGGACTGCATTAAATTATATTGAAAAAATGGAAATGGCTCTTGATGTAAAGATTGTTAATACTACAAAAGGAGGAAAAGGTGGAGGTGGAGGAACATCTCTTACCGATGATGGTTATTCCATTTTAAAAGAATGTAAAAAGATTAATGCAATTATGGAACTTCACAAAGATGTTAATGAAATTGAAGCTGAAATTGTGGATGTTAATCTTGAAAAAGGTGTAATGACCATTAAAATGAATCAATTTGAAATTAATGCTCCTTTAAATAGGAATTATGAGTTAGGAGATAAAATTTTAGCTTTAATTAGTTACGATAATATCTTTTTAATGTTAGAACCTCAATCTTCAAGTATTCGTAACGTATTAAAAGGCCAAATTGTTGAAATGAGACTTAAAAACGAAATCATTCGTGTTAAAATCGATGTTGGTGGCGTTGTTTTATGTTCTGATATTACAGTTTCTGCTGAAAAAGAATTGAATCTTAATATTGGTTCTGAAGTTTACGTAGGATTTAAAGCAATGTCTGTTGCAACATTAAAATTATAA
- the hisB gene encoding imidazoleglycerol-phosphate dehydratase HisB, which yields MTRNTNVSRKTSETDITIKMDLDGTGKYNISTGVNFFNHMLESFSKHSMIDLDVQASGDIEIDDHHTIEDVGILLGEAFSNTIGDKKGIRRMAHAIVPMDESVATVAIDISGRSYCNMDLKFKNEKIGDMTSDIVIHFFESFASAAKLNIYGTVEGVNDHHKAEAIFKAFAKAIKDAIKVEHDQIPSTKGVL from the coding sequence ATGACTAGAAATACAAATGTTTCAAGAAAGACATCTGAGACAGATATCACTATCAAAATGGATCTTGACGGTACTGGTAAATACAATATTTCAACCGGTGTGAATTTTTTCAATCACATGTTAGAATCATTTTCAAAACATAGTATGATAGATTTGGATGTTCAGGCAAGTGGGGATATTGAAATAGATGATCACCATACAATTGAAGATGTTGGAATATTGCTTGGTGAAGCATTTAGTAATACTATTGGTGACAAAAAAGGTATCAGAAGAATGGCACATGCTATTGTCCCAATGGATGAATCAGTTGCAACTGTGGCTATAGATATTAGTGGACGCAGCTATTGTAATATGGATTTAAAATTCAAAAATGAAAAAATTGGAGATATGACTTCAGATATTGTAATTCATTTCTTTGAATCATTTGCAAGTGCTGCTAAATTAAATATTTATGGCACTGTTGAAGGAGTTAACGATCACCATAAGGCTGAAGCAATCTTTAAAGCATTTGCAAAAGCTATTAAAGATGCAATTAAAGTTGAACATGATCAAATTCCATCTACTAAAGGCGTTTTATAG